In Thermothelomyces thermophilus ATCC 42464 chromosome 2, complete sequence, a single window of DNA contains:
- a CDS encoding glycoside hydrolase family 3 protein (CAZy_ID 270098), giving the protein MPTDLTRNHGIVDARNSSFRSTLFDGAVEGHVLVKNTRNALPLREPKMLSVFGYSAKNPDHNNPSPGQSPWLWGSESFNYTEFGGRFFGLPGEYGSTPIAFNGTIYSGGGSGATSPAAMVSPFDALVQRAYDDGTALFWDFVSGEPFVNPASDACLVFGNAYATEAADRPGARDDYTDGLIRHVADRCANTIVVIHNAGIRLVDQFIDHPNVTALLFAHLPGEASGRALVSLLYGDENPSGKLPYTVARNESDYPVLGPDVAAEGSMFARFPQSNFTEGVFLDYRHFDARNITPRYEFGFGLSYTTFAYDNLVVEKVASAGRLGEYPTGRVVEGGQEDLWDVLVEVSAEVTNTGKVAGAEVAQLYVGIPAEGAPVRQLRGFEKPFLNASATATVRFPLTRRDLSVWDVVAQKWRLVRGREYKIEVGGSSRDLPLVGTVTI; this is encoded by the coding sequence ATGCCCACGGATCTCACGAGGAATCACGGGATTGTCGACGCGAGGAACTCCAGTTTCCGGTCAACACTGTTCGACGGTGCCGTCGAGGGTCACGTTCTGGTCAAGAACACCCGAAACGCCCTGCCGCTGAGAGAACCAAAGATGCTGTCTGTTTTCGGTTACTCGGCCAAGAACCCGGACCACAACAATCCCTCACCCGGCCAATCGCCCTGGCTCTGGGGCTCCGAGTCCTTCAACTACACCGAGTTCGGCGGCCGCTTCTTTGGTCTCCCCGGCGAGTATGGCTCCACGCCCATCGCCTTCAACGGCACCATCTACTCGGGTGGCGGGTCCGGGGCCACGTCGCCGGCCGCCATGGTCTCCCCCTTTGACGCGCTGGTCCAGCGGGCATACGACGACGGCACGGCCCTCTTCTGGGACTTTGTCAGCGGAGAGCCCTTCGTCAATCCCGCGTCGGACGCCTGCCTGGTTTTCGGCAACGCTTATGCCACCGAGGCCGCCGACCGACCCGGGGCGCGCGACGACTACACCGACGGCCTGATCAGGCACGTCGCAGACCGCTGCGCCAACACGATCGTCGTCATCCACAATGCGGGGATCCGCCTGGTCGACCAGTTCATCGACCACCCCAACGTGACGGCCCTCCTGTTCGCGCACCTGCCCGGGGAGGCATCCGGGCGCGCGCTGGTGTCGCTGCTGTACGGGGACGAGAACCCGTCGGGCAAGCTGCCGTATACGGTGGCGCGCAACGAGTCGGACTATCCCGTGCTGGGCCCGGACGTGGCGGCCGAGGGGAGCATGTTCGCGCGGTTCCCGCAGAGCAACTTCACCGAGGGCGTGTTCCTGGACTATCGGCACTTTGACGCGCGGAACATCACGCCGCGGTACGAGTTCGGGTTCGGGCTGAGCTATACCACGTTTGCCTACGACAACCTGGTGGTGGAAAAGGTGGCCTCCGCAGGACGGCTCGGCGAGTATCCGACGGGACGGGTCGTCGAGGGCGGCCAGGAGGACCTGTGGGATGTGCTGGTGGAGGTGTCGGCCGAGGTGACCAACACCGGGAAGGTGGCCGGCGCCGAGGTTGCGCAGCTGTACGTGGGGATCCCCGCGGAGGGGGCGCCGGTGAGGCAGCTGAGGGGCTTCGAGAAGCCGTTCCTGAACGCGTCGGCGACCGCGACCGTCCGGTTCCCGTTGACGAGGAGGGACCTGAGCGTGTGGGATGTGGTGGCGCAGAAGTGGCGGCTTGTCAGGGGTCGTGAGTATAAGATCGAGgtgggcggcagcagcagggaCTTGCCGCTCGTTGGGACGGTTACGATCTGA
- a CDS encoding glycoside hydrolase family 10 protein (CAZy_ID 270095) produces the protein MLNLSHTEHTLFRPLPLSLPHHHHHHHFIVGRRPPEALRGAITRHIRAVAGYYRGRCYAWDVVNEALDEDGTYRKSLFYNVLGDEYIRIVKTFEKLIREKPKPGFKRKRKTVAAN, from the coding sequence ATGCTGAACCTATCCCACACCGAGCACACTCTCTTTCGCCCTCTCCCCCTTTCCCTCcctcatcaccaccaccaccaccacttcattgtcggccgccgcccgcccgaGGCGCTGCGCGGCGCCATCACGCGCCACAtccgcgccgtcgccggctACTACCGCGGCCGCTGCTACGCCTGGGACGTGGTCAACGAGGCGCTCGACGAGGACGGCACCTACCGCAAGAGCCTCTTCTACAACGTCCTCGGCGACGAGTACATCCGCATCGTCAAGACCTTCGAGAAGCTGATCCGCGAGAAGCCAAAGCCGGGCTTCAAGCGCAAGAGGAAAACCGTAGCAGCAAACTAA
- a CDS encoding glycoside hydrolase family 37 protein (CAZy_ID 268025), whose translation MAGPTPPPSGVQKKRGSTDDTPNVYDDARTYYTAEERHRNNRAGPRTRTYSQNSLLRQMERLVVPEPYRRGSHDESTIPHSRRFLIQVEPTLQSLQQQEDTDQNMQITIEDSGPKVLTLRTAASNGYNRFDIRGTYMLSNLLQELSLAKEYGRKQIILDEARLNENPVNRLSRLIRDHFWEGLTRRIDASSIEVAARDPKDWTDDPRPRIYVPRGAPEQYEYYTKLAEERPEIRLDVQLLPEKITPEYVRDINSKPGLLAVDMEEVTDPKTGAKTLRGRPFVVPGGRFNELYGWDSYMESLGLLIHDKVDLAKSMVLNFCFCIKHYGKILNATRSYYLCRSQPPFLTDMALRVYDKIKHEPGAIDFLRTAILAAIKEYHSVWVAEPRLDPVTGLSRYRPEGLGVPPETEAGHFVHILDPYVKKHGMTFNEFVEAYNSGKLKEPELDTYFMHDRAVRESGHDTTYRFEGVCADLATIDLNSLLFKYETDIARTIRNVFGDKLVVPAEYCVGNMEPDHVETSAIWDRRAKRRKLAIDKYLWNEAEGMYFDYDTAKRTQCTYESATTFWALWAGVSSPKQAAAMVTKALPRFEAFGGLLSGTKESRGEVGLERPNRQWDYPYGWAPQQMLAWTGLYRYSFTDEAERLAYKWLFMITKAFVDFNGVVVEKYDVTRPIDPHRVDAEYGNQGLDFKGVAKEGFGWVNASYIYGLQIVNAHMRRALGTLTPYETFVKAVEENRAKALAELV comes from the exons ATGGCGGGTCCAACACCCCCGCCTTCGGGCGTGCAGAAGAAGCGCGGGTCAACCGATGACACGCCGAACGTATACGACGACGCGCGAACCTACTATACCGCCGAGGAGCGTCACAGGAACAACCGCGCCGGCCCACGGACGCGCACGTATTCTCAG AATAGTTTGCTGAGGCAGATGGAGCGTTTGGTGGTGCCCGAACCATACAGACGCGGGAGTCATG ACGAGTCGACGATTCCGCATTCCCGTCGTTTCCTGATCCAAGTCGAGCCGACCCTCCAGAGCTTGCAGCAGCAGGAAGATACCGACCAAAACATGCAGATTACGATTGAAGACTCCGGGCCCAAA GTTCTTACTCTCCGCACGGCAGCATCCAATGGCTATAACCGCTTCGACATTCGCGGCACCTACATGCTGTCCAACCTGTTGCAAGAGCTGTCCCTCGCCAAAGAGTATGGTCGTAAGCAGATCATCCTCGACGAGGCGAGGCTCAACGAGAACCCCGTCAACCGGCTGTCGCGCTTGATCCGGGACCATTTCTGGGAGGGCTTGACAAGGCGCATCGACGCCTCGAGCATCGAGGTCGCCGCCCGGGACCCCAAGGACTGGACTGACGATCCTCGCCCGCGCATCTACGTGCCCCGAGGCGCCCCCGAGCAGTACGAGTACTACACCAAGCTGGCAGAGGAGAGACCGGAGATACGGCTGGACGTGCAGCTTCTCCCGGAGAAGATCACGCCCGAGTATGTCCGGGATATCAACTCCAAGCCCGGGCTGCTAGCCGTGGATATGGAGGAAGTGACGGACCCGAAGACGGGGGCCAAGACGCTCAGAGGCCGGCCGTTTGTCGTTCCCGGCGGACGGTTCAACGAGCTGTACGGCTGGGACAGCTACATGGAGTCGCTCGGGTTGCTGATCCACGACAAGGTCGACCTGGCCAAGTCGATGGTCCTCAACTTCTGCTTCTGCATCAAGCATTACGGCAAGATCCTCAACGCCACGCGGTCGTACTACCTCTGCCGGTCGCAGCCTCCCTTCCTGACGGATATGGCCCTCCGCGTATACGACAAGATCAAGCACGAGCCGGGCGCGATTGACTTCTTGCGGACCGCCATCCTCGCGGCCATCAAGGAATATCACAGCGTCTGGGTGGCCGAGCCCCGGCTCGACCCCGTCACCGGTCTCTCCCGATACCGGCCCGAAGGACTCGGCGTTCCGCCCGAGACGGAAGCCGGCCACTTTGTCCACATCCTGGATCCCTACGTCAAGAAGCATGGCATGACGTTCAACGAGTTTGTCGAGGCTTACAACTCGGGCAAGCTCAAGGAGCCCGAGCTGGACACCTACTTCATGCACGACCGCGCGGTGCGCGAGTCGGGCCACGACACCACGTACCGATTCGAGGGCGTGTGCGCCGACCTGGCCACCATCGACCTCAACTCGCTGCTCTTCAAGTACGAGACGGACATTGCGCGCACCATCCGCAACGTGTTTGGCGACAAGCTCGTCGTGCCCGCCGAGTACTGCGTCGGCAACATGGAGCCCGACCACGTGGAGACGTCGGCCATCTGGGACCGCCGCGCCAAGCGCCGGAAGCTGGCCATTGACAAGTACCTCTGGAACGAGGCCGAGGGCATGTACTTTGACTACGACACGGCCAAGCGCACCCAGTGTACCTACGAGAGCGCCACCACCTTCTGGGCCCTCTGGGCCGGCGTCAGCAGCCCCAAGCAGGCCGCCGCCATGGTTACCAAGGCGCTGCCGCGCTTCGAGGCCTTTGGCGGCCTGCTCTCGGGCACCAAGGAGAGCCGCGGCGAGGTCGGCCTCGAGCGTCCCAATCGCCAGTGGGATTATCCCTATGGCTGGGCACCGCAGCAGATGCTGGCCTGGACGGGGCTGTACCGGTACAGCTTCACTGATGAGGCCGAGCGGCTGGCGTACAAGTGGTTGTTCATGATCACCAAGGCCTTTGTCGACTTCAACGGCGTCGTGGTCGAGAAATATGACGTTACGCGGCCGATCGACCCGCACCGCGTGGATGCCGAGTACGGTAACCAGGGGCTAGACTTTAAAGGTGTTGCCAAGGAGGG ATTCGGCTGGGTCAACGCCAGCTACATATACGGCTTGCAAATTGTCAACGCCCACATGCGCCGCGCGCTGGGCACGCTGACCCCTTACGAGACCTTTGTCAAGGCGGTGGAGGAGAATCGGGCCAAGGCTCTTGCGGAGCTGGTTTGA